The window agggtgttagctacaatcatgttgtaggctagaccaaagcttaagacatcttctccttcttgattcctgatgccatagccaaagcccccgtgcgccccttcaaaacctgtgttagatgtacccacgtggccattgaggtctcctcctatgaagagcttctcaccaatcggtacactcctaaccatgtcttccaggccttcccagaactccctcttggtgttctcattgtggcctacttgcggggcatacgctctgataacattgagaaccaagtcctcaactaccagcttgaccaggataatccggtccccacaaaAATCtttttttgggtttcatctccgtaAGAGTGGNNNNNNNNNNtgagtttttacgttggctcgccaagcctatcacaaccctcctcctttacccgggcttgggaccggctatgttgagacaacataggcggagttgagAGCTTCAAGGACAAGATGGAAACAAAATTCCAGATGAGTGACCTTGGACTGCTGTCATTCTATCTCGGAATCGAAGTCCGGCAAGATGGCTATGGCATCAGACTATGTTAGGCACACTATGCATCGCGCATTCAGCTTGGAGGAATGGAAGGCTGCCACCCAGCTCACACTCTGATGGAGGGGCAACCGAAACTGAGCCGTGAGAGCACGGCAAAAAAGGTGGATGCCACAGAGTATCAAAGGATCGTTGGCAGCCCACAAAAGCACAAGGCCGATCTGGCATTCGCCATCGACTTTGTGGGTAGCTTCATGGAGCAACCTACAAGAGCACATGATGGCAGTGAAGCGCATCCTTCACTATATCGCCGGCACAAGCTACTACGGTCTACACTACAGGTGGAAGACTGGAAAGACACGGCTGATTGGCTATATTGATAGTGACCTCGCCGGTAACATTGACACCAGGAAGAGCACAAGTGGCATGATGTTCTTCCTCAGTAGCAGCTTGGTGAGCTGGCAGTCTCTCAAGCAGCGAGTGGTGGCTCTGTCCTCCTGTGAGGCAGAGTATGTGGCTGCCACATCTGCTGCAACACGAGGACTTTGGCTGGCTCGGCTGCTTGATGAACTCCATGGGAGAGAAGCTGAGGCAGTCAAGCTAATGGTGGACAGCAAACATATCGATCTACAGTACCATTTCATCAGGGACTGCTTGGAGGATGGGAGTGTCAGAGCCAACTACATCAACACCACAGACCAATTCACTGACATTCTAAGGACTAGGGCGGGTGAAATTCCATGAACTGCGTGCTACGCGTTTGGGATGGTGCTGCAGTCAGTCAATGAGTCCAGTCTTTTCCTTAGGTAGTATAAGCTAGTGAGTCAAGTCTGTCTTAGGCTAAAAGTCAGTGTGTCAAGTCAAGAAGTCTTAGGCTGTAAGAAAGCCAATGAGGTGGTtctgtagtactccctccatcccaaaaatgctcttatattatggccaaaaacgtgtcaaaaacgctcttatattatgggacggagggagtagttccttTCAGCTATAAGCAAGGGGTAAAGCCTAGCCAGCTACATTCATAACAGACCAGAAATTGAGTCCCAAATCAGACTTACCTATGCTCTTTCTACTAACAAGTATAACAACAGAAGTAATAAGAAAAAAATCCGAATAATAGGCACGTGAGAAAAGATAAATTTTAGGCATACCACATTNNNNNNNNNNNNNNNNNNNNNNNNNNNNNNNNNNNNNNNNNNNNNNNNNNNNNNNNNNNNNNNNNNNNNNNNNNNNNNNNNNNNNNNNNNNNNNNNNNNNNNNNNNNNNNNNNNNNNNNNNNNNNNNNNNNNNNNNNNNNNNNNNNNNNNNNNNNNNNNNNNNNNNNNNNNNNNNNNNNNNNNNNNNNNNNNNNNNNNNNNNNNNNNNNNNNNNNNNNNNNNNNNNNNNNNNNNNNNNNNNNNNNNNNNNNNNNNNNNNNNNNNNNNNNNNNNNNNNNNNNNNNNNNNNNNNNNNNNNNNNNNNNNNNNNNNNNNNNNNNNNNNNNNNNNNNNNNNNNNNNNNNNNNNNNNNNNNNNNNNNNNNNNNNNNNNNNNNNNNNNNNNNNNNNNNNNNNNNNNNNNNNNNNNNNNNNNNNNNNNNNNNNNNNNNNNNNNNNNNNNNNNNNNNNNNNNNNNNNNNNNNNNNNNNNNNNNNNNNNNNNNNNNNNNNNNNNNNNNNNNNNNNNNNNNNNNNNNNNNNNNNNNNNNNNNNNNNNNNNNNNNNNNNNNNNNNNNNNNNNNNNNNNNNNNNNNNNNNNNNNNNNNNNNNNNNNNNNNNNNNNNNNNNNNNNNNNNNNNNNNNNNNNNNNNNNNNNNNNNNNNNNNNNNNNNNNNNNNNNNNNNNNNNNNNNNNNNNNNNNNNNNNNNNNNNNNNNNNNNNNNNNNNNNNNNNNNNNNNNNNNNNNNNNNNNNNNNNNNNNNNNNNNNNNNNNNNNNNNNNNNNNNNNNNNNNNNNNNNNNNNNNNNNNNNNNNNNNNNNNNNNNNNNNNNNNNNNNNNNNNNNNNNNNNNNNNNNNNNNNNNNNNNNNNNNNNNNNNNNNNNNNNNNNNNNNNNNNNNNNNNNNNNNNNNNNNNNNNNNNNNNNNNNNNNNNNNNNNNNNNNNNNNNNNNNNNNNNNNNNNNNNNNNNNNNNNNNNNNNNNNNNNNNNNNNNNNNNNNNNNNNNNNNNNNNNNNNNNNNNNNNNNNNNNNNNNNNNNNNNNNNNNNNNNNNNNNNNNNNNNNNNNNNNNNNNNNNNNNNNNNNNNNNNNNNNNNNNNNNNNNNNNNNNNNNNNNNNNNNNNNNNNNNNNNNNNNNNNNNNNNNNNNNNNNNNNNNNNNNNNNNNNNNNNNNNNNNNNNNNNNNNNNNNNNNNNNNNNNNNNNNNNNNNNNNNNNNNNNNNNNNNNNNNNNNNNNNNNNNNNNNNNNNNNNNNNNNNNNNNNNNNNNNNNNNNNNNNNNNNNNNNNNNNNNNNNNNNNNNNNNNNNNNNNNNNNNNNNNNNNNNNNNNNNNNNNNNNNNNNNNNNNNNNNNNNNNNNNNNNNNNNNNNNNNNNNNNNNNNNNNNNNNNNNNNNNNNNNNNNNNNNNNNNNNNNNNNNNNNNNNNNNNNNNNNNNNNNNNNNNNNNNNNNNNNNNNNNNNNNNNNNNNNNNNNNNNNNNNNNNNNNNNNNNNNNNNNNNNNNNNNNNNNNNNNNNNNNNNNNNNNNNNNNNNNNNNNNNNNNNNNNNNNNNNNNNNNNNNNNNNNNNNNNNNNNNNNNNNNNNNNNNNNNNNNNNNNNNNNNNNNNNNNNNNNNNNNNNNNNNNNNNNNNNNNNNNNNNNNNNNNNNNNNNNNNNNNNNNNNNNNNNNNNNNNNNNNNNNNNNNNNNNNNNNNNNNNNNNNNNNNNNNNNNNNNNNNNNNNNNNNNNNNNNNNNNNNNNNNNNNNNNNNNNNNNNNNNNNNNNNNNNNNNNNNNNNNNNNNNNNNNNNNNNNNNNNNNNNNNNNNNNNNNNNNNNNNNNNNNNNNNNNNNNNNNNNNNNNNNNNNNNNNNNNNNNNNNNNNNNNNNNNNNNNNNNNNNNNNNNNNNNNNNNNNNNNNNNNNNNNNNNNNNNNNNNNNNNNNNNNNNNNNNNNNNNNNNNNNNNNNNNNNNNNNNNNNNNNNNNNNNNNNNNNNNNNNNNNNNNNNNNNNNNNNNNNNNNNNNNNNNNNNNNNNNNNNNNNNNNNNNNNNNNNNNNNNNNNNNNNNNNNNNNNNNNNNNNNNNNNNNNNNNNNNNNNNNNNNNNNNNNNNNNNNNNNNNNNNNNNNNNNNNNNNNNNNNNNNNNNNNNNNNNNNNNNNNNNNNNNNNNNNNNNNNNNNNNNNNNNNNNNNNNNNNNNNNNNNNNNNNNNNNNNNNNNNNNNNNNNNNNNNNNNNNNNNNNNNNNNNNNNNNNNNNNNNNNNNNNNNNNNNNNTGACAGAGCTATCAAAGCACGGACAGGAACGGTGACCTTTTTTGACAATGACAGGTAAAACAATATGGTTTAGAGCAATGTAATGTTTAATGGTAGCTTATCAGCGCCATTAGGTAATAAGTAATGATAATGTACCAAGAGATGAGGCTTTGGACAAACCTGAACCGGGTAATAACTAGTCAGCATCATGCAGCAGCAATGGGCAAGGGCTGAAATGGTAGGAACAGTGAAGACACGAAATTTCTTTGTCACATGCAGATTGCCTCCCAACTTTACTTGATCTCCCAACACTGGTGGAGGATCATTACCAGGTGGAACTAGAAGCATCATAATCTCACGCCCTTTCTTTTCTGCAAAGATAAGTTGTTCAAAGCCAATCTAAAATGGTACAACCAAAAATAAAAATAGCTCATGACAAACATTACCTTCTTCCAGCCCAACAAAGGCATCGTTCAGAAGATTGTTTATACCAATCAGTACTTTCTGAATCATCAATGACCAAGTGCCCTCAGATACTCGGACAGAAGGTAGCATTGCTAAGACTCTCGCAAATTTCTGAAGGATTGGAAGATGCGAAAAAACAGAGGTTGGTCAACACAATGAGAAATTTCATGGCAATGAGCGACAGAAGAAAGAACATCAAAATGGAGAATAAAACACACAAATGTTACTTTGCACAGCATCCCAAAAAGATTAATTCGAAGATAAGGCATGAAGCATACAGTGCTCACCTTTGATAATTTTACATTGACTTCTGTACTCATAATCTTTGCTGCAATGGTGGTTCAACCTGAATTGTGTAAATTAAGCACAATATGACATAATATAACAGCCAGTAAAATAGTAGGGAGTTGTACATTTGCTGTAGTTTCAGAGGTATGTACTAGAAACTACTTTTACAAAAATGATAAATAAGTGACACATGACAAATAAATCTAAAAGGAACATGTCACATAAAGAACTCTCGTGTGCCACGCACCTACATTTAAATCACAATTAGACATATTGATAGTAGCTCATGTAGATCATCAATAAAGATGTTCCAATTCAGTAACAAAAAATAGATATTCCAAACTTTCAACTCTATGATCCTACATCCACCCAGAAACCAACTTTTACAAAATTTTATTTATTAAAACACCTAACCAAACCTTTTCCTTCGAAGCTATTCTCAAGGATTAACTTTTCTCCCTTCTAGACTCAGAAAACTACTCCCTCCAGTTCACAATAAGCTTTTGGATATGGATATGGACATGGTCTCCAAAAGACCAAAACATAGCTTTGACCACTAATTCCTATGAAAATATATTTCTAAATCCCAGTAAAATTTAGATTTATAGAAGTACTTCTCGAGACAAAGGTACACGTAGAAATATTTCAGGTGGCTAACATAAATAGGAGTATTTTAAAGAGATATAAGAGTCAAAGTTTTATAAGTTTTGGCTAAACGCGTAACCAAAACTTAAAGTTTTCTGTAAACTGGAGGAAGAATATATGTGTTCACGATAAGAaatgaactactccctctgtaaactaatataagagcgcttagaacactattttagtgatctaaacactcttatattagtttacagagggagtacaacataAATGTAAACATACTTTATTGTAGTGTCGATTTACAGATGAGGGATACAATTTAATAACTGTCCTTAGCAAATCAATCGCTTCATCCTGCAAATACAGACAGAAGTAGATTACATATTTACTCTTGCATGCTTGAAATCAAACAGAGTAAGCCTGTGGGTGAAAACAACATACCGCCACTGGACCATTTTCATTTAAAAGCAGCAGcaatggttcaacaactcttcCAGCAAAGGATGATGCCTCTTTCTTTAAGTTCAAATATTTCGCCAATCTAATCAGAGAACAAGTTATGTTGCTTTCAACTGAACAAAACAGAGTAGCGCACAAAAGAAAGGGCAATGGATATGGACATATTGTTGAGCTTTAGTTTCAAATAATCACATTCACAATACTACGAAGTACCTACAATCCAACTATGTGCTTGACAGCTTGAGCAAGTAAAAGGACATAGCTTTCATGACATACCTCGCAAATAGATCAGACATGGAAGTACAAGAGACCAAAGTAACAAGTTGCAAGCTAGGTGGTCCTTTCTAGGAGGAAAAAAAGATATATCAGATAAATAATTGTATGAGAATGTTTCATTAAGAGAAAACTAGAAAGATAATTTTCTCTGGGGATGTGAAGACTATGGATTATATGAACTCCTGGGGAGCATTATTTAAGATCTTCGATAAAAACTTTTACTAGGGTGGGTTTTTCTTTAGATGTGGTTTGTTGAAATAGGTCATGCTCAATCTCAATCAGTCAAACTTGCTAGTGTATAAAACCACGCCAATGAGCTCAGTGAAGCCATAAAGATAACTAGTACTACTACACACCTGTCAGAAGTACTACActggtgtcaaaaac is drawn from Triticum dicoccoides isolate Atlit2015 ecotype Zavitan chromosome 4A, WEW_v2.0, whole genome shotgun sequence and contains these coding sequences:
- the LOC119283550 gene encoding uncharacterized protein LOC119283550; its protein translation is MPQPGSTVPPEEAVRTHGLLTEVLQDPSDQKLAEAWRATPYSCWLGTCLLGVTFQECSSERFAESYSDWFEKILRNLQKGPPSLQLVTLVSCTSMSDLFARLAKYLNLKKEASSFAGRVVEPLLLLLNENGPVADEAIDLLRTVIKLYPSSVNRHYNKVEPPLQQRL